One Nitrospira sp. DNA window includes the following coding sequences:
- a CDS encoding HtrA protease/chaperone protein translates to MSRFFPSIRWRFSVPFVCGTLLLVAGAATCSPPSDVTVHQPTAAAPPVPQPAGDPVISAISAQPFVAIAKQAKASVVNVSSVKKNTRRTEQGPLPFFDDPFFRRFFGEEFERRMPRSPENQEQGLGSGVIVSADGYIVTNNHVVEGADELVVSLPDKRTFKAKVIGTDPRTDLAVIKIDASNLPVLSWGDATQLQVGEMVLAVGNPFGLSQTVTMGIISAVGRANMGIVDYEDFIQTDAAINPGNSGGALVNLKGELIGINTAIFTRSGGYMGIGFAIPSTMAKNVMESLIKQGKVVRGWIGASIQEVTPDLAKEFGAAEPKGALVADVVEDSPAAKAKLERGDIITAYNGKVINDPNHLRSLVAETGPGTTVRLSIWRDKTTKDLTLAVGEQPIEAASITGSKAGKGDHALAGLTVEDLKPGQSSRLKSQTGVLVTEIEAESPAERAGVRKGDIIQEINRRPVHHVRDFERLTKDLKPNSPVLLLLARNNATIFLSITPHS, encoded by the coding sequence ATGAGCCGATTCTTTCCATCGATTCGATGGCGTTTTTCAGTTCCATTCGTCTGCGGAACACTTCTGCTGGTCGCCGGGGCAGCGACCTGTTCACCGCCCTCGGACGTGACGGTCCATCAACCGACGGCGGCGGCCCCGCCGGTCCCCCAACCGGCGGGAGACCCGGTGATCTCCGCTATCTCCGCCCAGCCCTTCGTCGCCATTGCCAAACAGGCGAAGGCCTCCGTCGTCAACGTCTCCTCGGTCAAGAAGAACACCCGCCGGACGGAACAGGGACCGCTTCCCTTTTTTGACGACCCCTTTTTCCGCCGCTTCTTCGGCGAGGAATTCGAACGGCGTATGCCTCGCTCTCCGGAGAATCAAGAACAAGGGCTCGGGTCCGGAGTGATCGTCTCCGCGGACGGCTACATCGTCACAAACAACCACGTGGTAGAAGGGGCGGATGAACTGGTGGTGTCCTTACCGGACAAACGCACGTTCAAGGCAAAGGTCATCGGAACGGACCCACGAACAGACCTGGCGGTGATCAAGATCGATGCTTCCAACCTGCCCGTCCTCTCGTGGGGAGATGCCACGCAGTTACAGGTCGGCGAAATGGTCCTGGCCGTCGGCAATCCGTTCGGATTGAGCCAAACCGTGACGATGGGTATCATCAGCGCCGTCGGTCGCGCGAATATGGGAATCGTAGATTACGAGGATTTCATTCAAACCGATGCCGCAATCAATCCCGGCAATTCCGGTGGGGCCCTCGTCAACCTCAAGGGCGAATTGATCGGCATTAACACCGCGATCTTCACCCGCAGCGGCGGGTACATGGGCATCGGGTTCGCCATTCCCAGTACCATGGCCAAAAACGTCATGGAGAGCCTGATCAAACAGGGGAAGGTCGTGAGGGGCTGGATCGGTGCCTCGATCCAAGAGGTGACACCGGACCTCGCCAAGGAGTTCGGCGCGGCAGAGCCCAAGGGCGCCCTCGTGGCGGACGTCGTTGAGGATAGCCCTGCGGCCAAGGCAAAACTGGAACGAGGAGACATTATCACCGCTTACAACGGCAAGGTCATCAATGACCCCAACCATCTTCGATCGTTGGTCGCCGAGACCGGGCCGGGAACCACCGTGCGACTGTCGATCTGGAGAGACAAGACGACGAAAGATCTCACGCTCGCCGTCGGGGAGCAGCCGATAGAGGCGGCATCGATCACAGGTTCGAAAGCCGGCAAGGGCGACCATGCCTTGGCCGGGCTCACCGTGGAAGATCTGAAACCGGGTCAGTCAAGCAGACTGAAGTCTCAGACCGGCGTCCTCGTGACCGAGATTGAGGCCGAGAGTCCGGCCGAACGAGCCGGAGTCCGGAAAGGCGACATCATTCAAGAGATCAATCGAAGGCCGGTGCACCACGTGCGCGATTTCGAACGACTGACGAAAGACCTGAAGCCGAACAGTCCAGTCCTGCTGTTGCTGGCGCGGAACAACGCCACCATTTTCCTGTCAATCACCCCCCATAGCTAG
- a CDS encoding Heat shock protein Hsp20: MNLVRWNPLRELEELSDRLNSFFARQDSRRSNGREIMTLADWAPSVDISETDEEFHIEAELPEVKKEDVRVTLDNGVLTLQGERKEEREGNDRKVHRIERSYGRFVRSFTLPDLVDDTKVKAEFRNGVLHLYLPKSEKAKPKAIEVKVA; encoded by the coding sequence ATGAATCTGGTACGTTGGAACCCACTGCGTGAGTTGGAAGAGCTGTCCGATCGACTCAACAGTTTCTTTGCTCGTCAGGATTCTCGGAGGTCAAACGGTAGGGAAATAATGACCCTGGCGGATTGGGCTCCGTCCGTGGACATCAGTGAGACCGACGAGGAGTTTCACATTGAGGCGGAGTTGCCCGAGGTCAAGAAAGAAGATGTGAGGGTCACTCTGGACAATGGAGTGCTCACGCTGCAAGGAGAACGGAAGGAGGAGCGGGAGGGGAACGATCGTAAGGTCCATCGAATTGAGCGATCGTATGGGCGGTTCGTCCGGAGCTTCACGCTTCCCGATCTGGTCGATGACACGAAGGTGAAGGCCGAGTTCAGGAACGGCGTACTCCATCTCTATCTGCCGAAATCAGAAAAGGCCAAACCAAAAGCCATCGAAGTCAAGGTCGCGTAA
- a CDS encoding Fructose-bisphosphate aldolase/bisphosphatase ancestral bifunctional yields MAIEKGEQETKKVTLSVIKADIGGWVGHSAIHPALIEGAKEKLAAAKAGGLLVDYHVSACGDDLQLIMTHRHGVDHEGIHRLAWQTFEAGTQTAKELHLYGAGQDLLADAFSGNVRGQGPGVAEMEFVERKSEPVLIFMADKTSAGAWNLPLYKMFADPFTTAGLVIAPTLHQGFQFEVHDIYEHKKITFDCPEDLYDLLMFIGSPGRYTVKYVFARADGAIAAASSTEKLSLIAGKYVGKDDPVMIVRAQQNFPAVGEVLEPFRYPWIIEGWMRGSHYGPLMPVSVRQATPTRFDGPPRVACTGFQLADGRLIGPRDMFDDPSYDEARRDANRIADFLRLHGPFEPHRLPLDQMEYTTMPQIMKKLESRWAKA; encoded by the coding sequence ATGGCAATCGAAAAGGGCGAACAGGAAACCAAGAAGGTTACGTTGAGTGTGATCAAGGCGGACATCGGTGGATGGGTCGGCCATTCGGCGATCCATCCAGCACTGATCGAGGGGGCGAAGGAGAAACTCGCGGCGGCGAAGGCTGGTGGATTGTTGGTGGACTATCACGTGTCGGCCTGCGGGGACGATTTGCAGCTCATCATGACTCATCGGCATGGTGTGGACCATGAGGGGATCCATCGCTTGGCCTGGCAGACCTTCGAAGCAGGAACGCAGACGGCCAAGGAGCTCCACCTGTATGGAGCGGGGCAAGACCTGCTCGCCGACGCCTTCAGCGGCAATGTCCGAGGACAGGGGCCTGGTGTGGCCGAAATGGAGTTCGTCGAGCGGAAATCCGAGCCCGTGCTGATCTTCATGGCGGACAAGACGTCGGCCGGGGCCTGGAACCTCCCTTTGTATAAGATGTTTGCGGACCCCTTCACCACGGCCGGTCTGGTGATCGCGCCGACATTGCATCAGGGGTTTCAATTTGAGGTGCATGACATCTATGAGCACAAGAAGATTACGTTCGACTGCCCGGAAGACCTGTACGATCTGTTGATGTTCATCGGTTCGCCGGGGCGCTACACGGTGAAGTATGTCTTCGCCCGTGCCGACGGTGCCATTGCCGCCGCATCCTCCACGGAAAAACTTTCGCTCATCGCGGGCAAGTATGTGGGGAAGGATGATCCGGTGATGATCGTCAGGGCGCAGCAGAATTTCCCTGCCGTCGGCGAAGTATTGGAGCCGTTCCGGTATCCCTGGATCATCGAAGGCTGGATGCGAGGCTCCCACTATGGGCCGCTGATGCCGGTGTCGGTGCGGCAGGCTACGCCGACCAGGTTCGATGGTCCGCCGCGCGTGGCTTGTACGGGCTTTCAACTGGCGGACGGACGGCTGATCGGGCCGCGCGACATGTTCGACGATCCCTCCTATGATGAAGCGCGTAGGGATGCGAATCGAATAGCCGACTTCCTGCGGCTGCACGGTCCCTTCGAGCCGCACCGATTACCCCTCGACCAGATGGAGTACACGACCATGCCGCAGATCATGAAGAAACTCGAAAGTCGTTGGGCGAAGGCTTAG
- a CDS encoding Amino acid-binding ACT: protein MPTTTQFVVSGQSKPGVLAEVTSVLGAAGVNIKAFSAPEVTGPGKLRLIVADVDAARVALRKAKIKFREETALILSLENKPGALKQVADSLTRARINVKCGYCTPSREGKRAIVVLTLSNTTKALGVLRTQSLDEF from the coding sequence ATGCCGACAACGACACAATTTGTGGTGAGTGGACAGAGCAAACCGGGGGTGTTGGCCGAGGTCACGTCCGTGCTCGGGGCCGCGGGGGTCAACATCAAGGCCTTTTCCGCGCCGGAGGTGACAGGCCCCGGCAAACTGCGGTTGATCGTGGCGGATGTGGATGCAGCCCGTGTGGCGCTCAGGAAGGCCAAGATCAAGTTCCGCGAGGAGACCGCCTTGATCCTGAGTCTCGAGAACAAGCCCGGCGCGTTGAAGCAGGTCGCCGATTCGCTGACCAGGGCCCGCATCAATGTGAAGTGCGGCTATTGCACTCCCTCACGGGAAGGTAAACGTGCCATCGTTGTCCTGACCCTGTCCAATACCACGAAGGCCCTCGGGGTACTGCGTACTCAATCACTCGACGAATTTTGA
- a CDS encoding Septum-associated rare lipoprotein A: protein MGGRKTDRRRLLLSLCAVLLVSLLGGCSGWSPVRPTYPPGYPLGFVERGHASWYGPGFHGNRTANGELYDMHKLTAAHRTLPLGSVAVVRSLTSGRQVTVRINDRGPFARGRILDLSLAGAEAIGMVGRGIDEVELRVVSYQGKAGGAGDLLVQVGAFADPANAQVLVERLKRRYPGSKVVAVDLPDGRRYRVYAGQFHTEAAAEQAAAHLKLLFDGDPFVVRDDGARPDAGSP, encoded by the coding sequence ATGGGAGGGAGGAAGACAGACAGAAGACGTCTTCTTCTCTCCCTCTGTGCCGTCCTCCTCGTCTCCCTGCTCGGCGGCTGCTCCGGGTGGAGTCCGGTACGTCCAACTTATCCACCTGGCTATCCGCTGGGGTTTGTTGAACGGGGACACGCTTCCTGGTACGGACCTGGTTTCCACGGCAACCGCACGGCAAACGGCGAACTGTACGACATGCACAAGCTGACGGCGGCGCATCGGACCCTGCCGCTTGGGTCTGTGGCGGTGGTGCGATCGTTGACCAGCGGCAGGCAAGTGACCGTACGGATCAATGATCGGGGACCGTTCGCCCGCGGCAGAATTCTGGATTTGTCGCTCGCGGGGGCCGAGGCCATAGGGATGGTCGGACGCGGCATCGATGAGGTGGAACTTCGCGTCGTCAGTTACCAGGGCAAGGCCGGAGGCGCAGGAGACTTGCTGGTGCAGGTGGGCGCCTTTGCCGATCCTGCCAATGCGCAGGTCCTGGTCGAACGGTTGAAGCGAAGGTATCCTGGTTCGAAGGTGGTCGCGGTCGATTTGCCGGACGGCCGCCGCTATCGGGTCTATGCCGGCCAATTTCACACGGAGGCCGCGGCCGAACAGGCCGCAGCCCATTTGAAACTGCTGTTCGATGGCGATCCCTTCGTGGTCCGCGACGACGGCGCAAGACCCGATGCGGGGAGTCCGTGA
- a CDS encoding putative hemolysin-related protein/CBS domain containing protein — translation MDIIVLTFLILLSAVISVVEVGFYSVNDTKLRALAATGSKRAEMALHLRTDPQRLLLTILVGDRLVDTATASLATIIALNRFGGEGLEGVLGEAFAVLVGILTFVLLVFADLVPKTLAAKYSIPVVLNMAYPAYAAQQLLKPIMMFVVPLIYKLTGGKGLNVPFVTEEELKIMLEESGKSGVIEAQEVKMIKNVFQLKDITAEDCMTPRIYMFSLDCNQLLREAKELLFKSKYSRIPLYEGTLDNIVGILYKTKALTALAQGHTEMKLRDIAHPALFIPHTKSADDLMKQFQLDKRHMAIVVNEFGGVMGLITLEDLLEEVVGEIVDETDITEELIKRIGKNQILVHGRTEVRKVNDFLKVDLGDDAVTISGLIQHELGRIPKVGEEVHIANCRLVIHEADPRVIKSVHIYKEDKHPAAHEAVAEEHVPVSQASTDR, via the coding sequence ATGGACATCATCGTACTGACGTTTCTCATTCTATTGTCTGCGGTCATTTCCGTCGTTGAAGTGGGATTTTACTCGGTCAACGACACGAAGCTCAGGGCATTGGCCGCTACAGGGAGCAAACGGGCGGAAATGGCCCTCCATCTGCGGACCGACCCGCAGCGCCTCCTGCTGACCATCCTGGTCGGAGATCGCCTGGTCGATACGGCCACTGCCTCGCTGGCGACCATCATCGCCCTGAATCGGTTCGGAGGAGAGGGGCTGGAAGGGGTGTTGGGTGAAGCCTTCGCGGTCCTGGTCGGGATTCTTACCTTCGTCCTCTTGGTGTTCGCCGATCTGGTTCCCAAGACCCTGGCGGCCAAATATTCCATCCCTGTGGTGTTGAACATGGCCTATCCGGCCTATGCGGCGCAACAGCTCCTCAAGCCGATCATGATGTTCGTCGTGCCCCTGATCTACAAGCTCACGGGTGGAAAGGGACTCAATGTGCCCTTTGTAACTGAAGAAGAGTTGAAGATCATGCTGGAGGAGAGCGGCAAGAGCGGCGTGATCGAGGCGCAGGAAGTCAAGATGATCAAGAACGTCTTTCAGCTCAAGGACATCACGGCGGAAGACTGCATGACTCCGCGCATCTATATGTTCTCGCTCGACTGCAATCAGCTCCTGCGGGAGGCGAAGGAACTCTTGTTCAAGTCGAAGTATTCGCGTATCCCGCTGTATGAAGGTACGTTGGATAACATCGTCGGCATCCTGTACAAGACCAAGGCCTTGACCGCGTTGGCCCAGGGCCATACGGAGATGAAGCTCCGAGACATCGCGCATCCGGCCCTGTTCATCCCCCACACAAAGTCAGCCGACGACCTCATGAAGCAGTTCCAATTGGACAAGCGCCATATGGCGATCGTGGTGAACGAGTTCGGCGGAGTCATGGGTTTGATCACGTTGGAAGACCTGCTGGAAGAGGTGGTCGGTGAAATCGTCGATGAGACCGACATCACCGAAGAATTGATCAAGCGGATCGGCAAGAACCAGATCCTGGTGCATGGACGCACCGAGGTTCGGAAGGTCAACGATTTTCTCAAGGTGGATTTGGGCGACGACGCCGTGACGATCAGCGGCCTGATTCAGCACGAACTGGGCAGAATTCCGAAGGTCGGGGAAGAAGTGCATATCGCCAATTGCCGCCTCGTGATCCATGAGGCGGATCCGCGCGTGATCAAGAGCGTCCATATCTACAAGGAAGACAAACATCCGGCCGCGCATGAAGCCGTGGCCGAGGAACATGTGCCGGTCAGTCAGGCTTCAACAGATCGGTAA
- a CDS encoding DNA ligase (NAD(+)): protein MTRTEAEQRIDELRKEIRRHDHLYYQKDRPEISDAEYDRLFHALVELEAAHPDLVTADSPTQRVGAPPLDELAKVSHEKPMLSLDSITDRGDVQAFDARMKRELETDHVTYTTEPKFDGLSVELVYDQGTFVRGATRGDGMVGEDVTVNLRTIRALPLHLHRDQTLPKHLVVRGEVYMRLDEFQSLNRRMTERGEEAFANPRNAAAGSLRQLDSRITASRPLTVTCYDIMALSGPAPATHWDELEALAAWGLPVPEHRQRCRSIDEVLAFHEATDGMRESLPFEIDGIVVKLDRRDWQDRLGSKSRSPRWAIAYKFAPRKEITVIQDIVVSVGRTGTLTPLALLKPVEVGGVTISRATLHNADEVARKDVRVGDTVKVERAGDVIPAIAERVPVPGEERRAPFVMPDHCPVCGSTVAREGAYFYCTGQTVCVAQLKGAIEHFASKHALDIDGLGKKTVAQLVDRGLVHDLADLYVLTKEQLLTLEGFADRSATLLLDSIERSKSVTLDRFLMGLGIRQVGQHIARVLAKQFGSLPRLMSASEEEFINVREIGPEISASLASFFNEERNRQVIARLLERGLAITVQPLEATTGSQSLTGKTFVFTGGLNGYSRDQAKQLVERQGGQVSSSVSKKTSYVVAGADPGSKLEQAKKLGVKILTEEEFTDLLKPD, encoded by the coding sequence ATGACGCGCACCGAAGCCGAACAACGGATCGACGAGTTGCGGAAGGAAATCCGCCGGCACGACCATCTCTACTACCAGAAGGACCGTCCTGAAATATCCGACGCGGAATATGACCGGCTCTTTCATGCCCTGGTCGAACTCGAGGCCGCCCATCCGGACCTGGTGACTGCGGACTCTCCGACGCAACGGGTCGGCGCGCCTCCGCTGGACGAACTGGCCAAGGTCTCGCACGAGAAACCGATGCTGAGCCTCGACTCGATTACGGATCGGGGGGACGTGCAGGCCTTCGACGCCAGGATGAAGCGGGAGCTTGAGACTGACCATGTCACCTACACGACTGAACCGAAGTTCGACGGCCTCTCGGTCGAACTCGTCTACGACCAGGGAACCTTCGTCCGCGGCGCCACGCGCGGAGACGGCATGGTCGGAGAAGATGTGACGGTCAATCTTCGCACCATCCGCGCCCTGCCGCTGCACCTGCATCGGGACCAGACCCTGCCGAAGCACCTGGTCGTGCGGGGCGAGGTCTACATGAGGCTGGACGAGTTCCAGTCGCTGAATCGCCGCATGACGGAGCGGGGCGAGGAGGCCTTTGCAAATCCGCGCAACGCGGCCGCCGGATCGTTGCGCCAACTGGATAGCCGCATCACCGCCTCGCGCCCCTTGACCGTGACCTGTTACGACATCATGGCGCTGTCCGGCCCGGCCCCCGCGACCCATTGGGATGAATTGGAAGCCCTGGCCGCTTGGGGATTGCCGGTGCCGGAACACAGACAACGCTGCCGTTCGATCGATGAGGTGCTGGCGTTCCATGAGGCCACGGACGGAATGAGGGAATCCTTGCCTTTCGAAATCGACGGCATTGTCGTGAAGCTCGACCGCCGCGACTGGCAGGACCGTCTCGGCAGCAAATCCCGCAGCCCCCGCTGGGCCATCGCCTACAAATTTGCGCCGCGCAAGGAAATCACGGTCATTCAGGACATCGTCGTATCGGTCGGCCGCACCGGCACACTGACCCCGCTGGCCCTGTTGAAGCCGGTGGAAGTCGGCGGGGTGACAATCAGTCGCGCCACGCTGCACAACGCCGATGAGGTTGCGCGAAAGGACGTGCGCGTCGGCGATACGGTGAAGGTCGAACGGGCCGGCGACGTGATCCCGGCGATCGCCGAGCGGGTTCCTGTTCCCGGAGAAGAACGGCGGGCCCCCTTCGTCATGCCGGACCACTGCCCGGTCTGCGGCTCGACCGTGGCGCGCGAGGGTGCCTATTTTTACTGTACCGGCCAGACCGTCTGCGTGGCCCAATTGAAGGGAGCCATCGAACACTTCGCCTCCAAACATGCGCTCGACATCGACGGCCTCGGCAAAAAGACCGTCGCGCAGCTGGTCGATCGAGGACTGGTCCATGACCTGGCCGATCTTTATGTGCTCACCAAAGAACAATTGCTCACGCTGGAGGGATTCGCCGATCGGTCCGCAACGCTGCTGCTGGACTCCATCGAACGCAGCAAGTCCGTGACGTTGGACCGGTTCCTGATGGGACTCGGCATCAGGCAAGTGGGGCAACATATCGCCCGCGTGCTGGCCAAACAGTTCGGTTCCCTCCCTCGGTTGATGTCGGCGAGCGAGGAAGAGTTCATCAATGTTCGCGAGATCGGCCCGGAAATCTCCGCCAGCCTTGCGTCTTTCTTTAACGAGGAACGAAACCGACAGGTCATCGCCCGTCTCCTTGAGCGGGGCTTGGCCATCACGGTTCAGCCGCTGGAGGCCACGACCGGCAGCCAATCGCTCACCGGCAAGACGTTCGTCTTTACAGGCGGCCTGAACGGTTACAGCCGAGACCAGGCCAAACAGCTGGTCGAACGGCAGGGGGGGCAGGTCTCATCGAGCGTCAGCAAGAAAACGTCGTATGTGGTGGCAGGAGCCGATCCCGGGTCGAAGCTCGAGCAGGCGAAGAAATTGGGGGTGAAGATTCTGACGGAAGAGGAGTTTACCGATCTGTTGAAGCCTGACTGA
- a CDS encoding Putative regulatory protein, with protein MAPNAQPTAARTLAVEGITLHLAQPMTMGQEWIGNREILKQLLACWLVIDERDLPLSPRITGQPGIGKTTLAMAGARERKQDLYVFQCTADTRPEDLLITPVLAESGTISYHASPLVTAVLTGSICVLDEGNRMNEKSWASLAPLLDHRRCVESIIAGILIKAHADFRCCVTMNEDASTYEVPDYILSRLQPTLGMGFPSRENELAILRYHLPFAPAELLAMTVEFLQEAHQLSLDYSVRDGIHLLQYALKRRAQDQAHPLSADAAWRESLIKVLGEEALDLPTQSRRRKRALGDQALPQGLGDFFFESDDPLHPGR; from the coding sequence ATGGCACCCAACGCACAACCGACCGCCGCCCGCACCCTCGCCGTCGAAGGCATCACCCTCCACCTGGCGCAGCCCATGACCATGGGGCAGGAATGGATCGGGAATCGGGAAATTCTCAAACAGCTCCTGGCCTGCTGGCTCGTGATCGACGAACGCGACCTGCCCCTGTCGCCACGGATTACCGGCCAACCGGGCATCGGCAAGACGACCCTGGCGATGGCGGGGGCCCGCGAGCGCAAGCAGGACCTCTATGTCTTTCAGTGCACGGCGGATACGCGCCCAGAAGACCTCTTGATCACCCCCGTGTTGGCCGAGTCCGGCACCATCAGTTACCATGCCTCGCCACTGGTCACCGCGGTACTCACCGGCAGCATCTGCGTGCTGGACGAGGGCAACCGTATGAATGAGAAAAGCTGGGCCTCGCTCGCCCCGCTGCTGGACCACCGGCGTTGCGTCGAATCGATCATCGCGGGCATCCTGATCAAGGCCCATGCGGACTTCCGCTGCTGCGTCACGATGAACGAAGATGCCTCCACCTACGAGGTGCCGGACTATATCCTGTCGCGCCTGCAACCGACGCTCGGCATGGGTTTCCCATCAAGGGAAAACGAACTGGCGATTCTGCGTTACCACCTGCCCTTCGCCCCGGCGGAGCTGCTGGCCATGACCGTCGAGTTCCTGCAGGAGGCGCATCAACTCAGCCTGGACTATTCGGTGCGCGACGGCATTCACCTGCTGCAATATGCCCTGAAACGCCGCGCACAGGACCAGGCCCATCCGCTCTCGGCAGACGCAGCCTGGCGGGAATCCCTCATCAAGGTGCTGGGCGAGGAAGCGTTGGACCTGCCGACCCAATCGCGCCGGCGCAAGCGTGCATTGGGCGACCAGGCCCTGCCGCAGGGCCTCGGCGATTTCTTTTTCGAGAGCGACGACCCACTCCATCCCGGCCGATAA
- a CDS encoding Membrane-bound lytic murein transglycosylase D precursor — translation MMSLRNRMMKRTTVVPLGLIIGTSLTVGGCVMSEKYEAEKARSLNFQRLLAQEEKRSAELDSEVKRTKRELSEYEARNRELGAQVEAVRQQAAQIQEEAQAMKEAAVLEKRAQDDMKRLTTIPSKAKKAVVPPKDFSAAVDQALKSDAMTESKADAAADALGRDQSALDMFGTAPSSETGNTHTVRAGETLYRIGQKYHVGVDKLRKWNNLTKDNIEVGQKLIVSQP, via the coding sequence ATGATGAGCTTGCGTAACAGAATGATGAAACGCACAACGGTGGTTCCCCTCGGTCTGATCATAGGGACCAGCCTGACGGTCGGCGGCTGTGTGATGTCGGAGAAATATGAAGCCGAGAAGGCGCGCAGCCTGAATTTTCAGCGCCTCCTGGCACAGGAAGAAAAGCGAAGCGCCGAATTGGACAGCGAAGTCAAACGTACCAAGCGCGAGCTGAGCGAATACGAAGCGCGTAATCGCGAACTCGGCGCCCAGGTGGAGGCGGTGCGCCAGCAGGCGGCCCAGATCCAGGAAGAGGCCCAGGCCATGAAAGAAGCCGCTGTGCTGGAGAAAAGAGCCCAGGACGACATGAAGCGCCTGACCACGATTCCGTCCAAGGCCAAAAAGGCGGTGGTCCCGCCCAAGGATTTTTCAGCGGCGGTTGACCAGGCGTTGAAGTCCGATGCGATGACTGAATCCAAGGCGGACGCGGCTGCGGATGCACTCGGCCGCGACCAAAGTGCGCTGGATATGTTCGGCACGGCTCCTTCGTCCGAGACGGGCAACACGCACACGGTGCGTGCCGGTGAAACCCTCTACCGCATCGGTCAGAAATACCATGTCGGTGTAGATAAATTGCGCAAGTGGAACAATTTGACGAAAGACAACATCGAAGTGGGCCAGAAGTTGATCGTCAGCCAACCGTAG
- a CDS encoding Anthranilate synthase, aminase component, giving the protein MNRQRYSLTLDEFRVLAAEGNLIPLYREILADYETPVSAFAKIDHGPTAYLLESVAGGENWARYSFLGSGASAVIHEEQGDLVLTRGKKSLRIQSRGNPLDRLRELMAEYRPVTVPGLPRFVGGAVGYFSYDMVRTFEDLPALRKDSVGMPDFAFLLTDTLLIFDNVSQKIKVVANAYVASMKERDIRDAYRHAAARIEKMITRLKRPVRQPRQKRRRKPITFTSNMNRADFEKMVMRTKEYIRAGDIVQAVLSQRWETQIHTTPFQLYRALRVINPSPYMYYLRVGGVELVGSSPETLVRCEDGQISLRPIAGTRRRGQTPEEDQELGRRLLADEKERAEHVMLVDLGRNDVGRVAAGGSVKVESLMQVERYSHVMHIVSQVTGRLDKGKSVYDVLRACFPAGTVSGAPKIRAMQIIEELEPTRRGPYAGAVGYFGFSGNMDMCINIRTVVIKGRQAYIQAGAGIVADSVPEHEYEETCNKARAMMKAIELAEQGLE; this is encoded by the coding sequence ATGAACAGACAACGGTATTCGCTCACGCTGGACGAGTTTCGCGTTCTGGCGGCGGAAGGCAACTTGATTCCGCTGTACCGGGAGATCTTGGCGGATTATGAAACGCCGGTGTCGGCCTTCGCCAAGATCGACCATGGGCCGACGGCCTATCTGTTGGAGAGCGTCGCCGGCGGCGAAAATTGGGCGCGTTATTCCTTCCTGGGAAGCGGGGCCTCGGCGGTGATCCACGAAGAACAGGGTGATCTGGTGCTGACCCGCGGGAAGAAGAGCCTGCGGATTCAGAGCCGCGGCAATCCGCTGGACCGGCTCCGCGAACTGATGGCCGAATATCGGCCGGTGACGGTGCCGGGGCTGCCCCGATTCGTCGGGGGAGCCGTCGGCTATTTCAGTTACGACATGGTGCGCACCTTCGAGGACCTGCCGGCCCTGCGCAAGGACAGTGTGGGGATGCCGGACTTCGCGTTTCTGCTGACCGACACGTTGCTGATTTTCGACAATGTGTCGCAGAAGATCAAAGTCGTCGCCAACGCTTACGTGGCATCGATGAAAGAACGCGACATACGCGACGCCTATCGCCATGCCGCGGCGCGGATTGAAAAGATGATCACGCGTCTGAAACGGCCGGTGCGGCAGCCACGACAGAAACGCCGCCGGAAGCCGATCACCTTCACGTCCAACATGAACCGGGCCGATTTCGAGAAGATGGTCATGCGGACGAAGGAATACATCCGCGCGGGCGACATCGTGCAGGCAGTCTTGTCCCAGCGATGGGAAACGCAGATCCACACGACGCCGTTCCAGCTCTATCGCGCGTTGCGGGTCATCAATCCCTCTCCCTACATGTATTACTTACGTGTAGGCGGGGTGGAGCTGGTGGGGTCCTCGCCGGAAACGTTGGTCCGCTGCGAAGACGGACAGATCTCGTTGCGACCCATCGCCGGGACGCGCCGCCGCGGACAGACGCCGGAGGAGGATCAGGAACTCGGCCGGCGGCTGCTGGCCGATGAAAAGGAGCGGGCCGAACACGTCATGCTGGTGGACCTTGGGCGGAACGACGTGGGACGGGTCGCGGCCGGGGGATCGGTGAAGGTGGAGTCGCTGATGCAGGTCGAGCGCTATTCCCACGTCATGCATATCGTGTCGCAGGTGACGGGGCGGCTGGACAAGGGGAAGTCGGTGTACGATGTATTGCGGGCCTGCTTTCCGGCCGGAACCGTGTCCGGCGCGCCGAAGATTCGCGCCATGCAGATCATCGAAGAATTGGAGCCGACGAGACGCGGACCCTATGCCGGCGCGGTGGGATACTTCGGGTTTTCCGGCAACATGGACATGTGCATCAACATCCGGACCGTCGTGATCAAGGGCCGCCAGGCCTATATCCAGGCCGGAGCCGGAATCGTCGCCGATTCGGTCCCCGAACATGAGTACGAAGAGACCTGCAACAAGGCACGGGCGATGATGAAGGCCATCGAACTCGCCGAGCAGGGGCTGGAGTGA